From a region of the Flavobacterium sediminilitoris genome:
- a CDS encoding c-type cytochrome — MKKVGNHKSFSRIFFSLALTLSFSLSVFSQDAAAEAPAPTGADPVKGKELFNTNCAACHALDKEMTGPALRHVADKYDKEFLHKWIRNNTELIKAGDATALKIFNDNGQKPMTIFPQLSDGDIDAILAYTSQEKVVVEPPVKEEGTVESSGGSGISNNVILGALSLVLLMLIVMLFLVNNVLTKIAKANGIQVPVSEKSLPIWKAFVKNQFLLVVSAILFLLFAAYFAYGYLMQVGVDQGYEPIQPIHYSHRIHAGDNAIDCKYCHSAARVGKHSNIPSLNVCMNCHKNISEVAPETLAEGNEFGVNYNDEIQKLYDAVGWDKSTQKYTGKTTPVKWVRIHNLPDFVYFNHSQHVSVAGVECQTCHGPVEEMEIMRQHSSLTMGWCVNCHRETNVKVEDNEYYTKIHEELSKKYGVKQLTAAQMGGLECGKCHY; from the coding sequence ATGAAAAAGGTGGGTAACCATAAATCGTTTTCAAGGATTTTCTTCAGCTTAGCTTTAACGCTGTCTTTTTCTTTATCTGTGTTTTCTCAGGATGCTGCTGCTGAAGCGCCAGCTCCAACAGGTGCTGATCCTGTAAAAGGTAAAGAGTTGTTTAATACAAATTGTGCAGCTTGTCATGCTTTGGATAAAGAAATGACTGGACCAGCATTAAGACATGTTGCGGATAAGTATGATAAGGAATTTCTTCACAAGTGGATTAGAAATAATACAGAGCTTATTAAAGCAGGTGATGCAACAGCATTAAAAATTTTCAATGATAATGGTCAAAAACCAATGACTATTTTTCCACAATTATCTGATGGAGATATTGATGCTATTTTAGCGTATACTTCTCAAGAGAAAGTGGTTGTGGAACCGCCTGTAAAAGAGGAAGGTACGGTTGAGTCTTCTGGAGGTTCAGGAATTTCAAACAATGTCATTTTAGGAGCTTTGTCTTTAGTTTTATTAATGTTAATTGTAATGTTGTTCTTGGTGAACAATGTGCTAACTAAAATAGCTAAGGCAAATGGGATTCAAGTTCCAGTAAGTGAAAAATCACTTCCTATTTGGAAAGCGTTTGTGAAAAACCAGTTCCTTTTAGTGGTATCTGCAATATTATTCTTATTGTTTGCGGCTTATTTTGCTTATGGATATCTAATGCAAGTGGGTGTAGATCAGGGATATGAGCCAATTCAGCCAATTCATTATTCTCATAGAATTCATGCTGGAGATAATGCTATCGATTGTAAGTATTGTCACTCTGCTGCAAGAGTTGGTAAGCACTCTAATATACCTTCATTAAATGTTTGTATGAATTGTCATAAAAACATTAGTGAAGTTGCTCCAGAAACTTTAGCAGAAGGAAATGAATTTGGTGTAAATTATAATGATGAAATCCAAAAACTGTATGATGCGGTTGGTTGGGATAAGTCAACTCAAAAATATACAGGGAAGACAACTCCAGTGAAATGGGTTAGAATTCATAACTTGCCTGATTTTGTGTACTTTAATCACTCACAGCACGTTTCTGTTGCAGGAGTTGAATGTCAAACATGTCATGGTCCTGTCGAAGAAATGGAAATTATGAGACAACACTCTTCTTTAACGATGGGTTGGTGTGTTAATTGCCATAGAGAAACAAATGTGAAAGTGGAAGATAATGAGTATTACACAAAAATACATGAAGAACTTTCTAAAAAGTACGGTGTTAAGCAATTAACAGCAGCTCAAATGGGTGGTTTGGAATGTGGTAAATGTCACTACTAA
- a CDS encoding c-type cytochrome — MKSLYKIVAVVGLSFMATSCFDKSKPNYQFFPNMYEAVPYETYSEHDVFKNGVEGQIPAEGSIKRGFVPYEIPNTTEGYALAKETLKSPLDSISVNPEKGKELFNIYCAICHGDKGDGKGNLVKREKFLGVPSYKDREITEGSIYHVITYGLNSMGSHANQLTQEERWQVTDYVLKLKSEL; from the coding sequence ATGAAAAGCTTATATAAAATAGTAGCAGTAGTAGGTTTATCTTTCATGGCAACATCATGTTTTGATAAATCTAAACCAAACTATCAATTTTTTCCGAATATGTATGAAGCGGTTCCTTATGAAACCTATTCAGAACATGATGTGTTTAAAAATGGTGTAGAAGGTCAAATACCAGCTGAAGGTTCAATAAAGAGAGGTTTTGTACCTTATGAAATTCCAAATACAACGGAAGGATATGCTTTAGCTAAAGAAACATTAAAGTCTCCTCTAGATTCAATTTCGGTTAATCCTGAAAAAGGAAAAGAGCTATTTAATATTTACTGTGCTATTTGTCATGGTGATAAAGGAGATGGAAAAGGAAACCTTGTTAAAAGAGAAAAATTCCTTGGAGTTCCTAGTTATAAAGATAGAGAAATAACTGAAGGTAGTATTTATCATGTAATTACTTATGGATTAAATTCTATGGGGTCTCATGCTAATCAATTGACGCAAGAAGAAAGATGGCAAGTGACAGATTACGTTTTAAAACTTAAGTCAGAATTATAA
- the nrfD gene encoding NrfD/PsrC family molybdoenzyme membrane anchor subunit — MSSHYEAPIRKPLVVGSKSYHDVTVDVARPVEGRANKQWWIVFSIALTAFLYGLGCMIYTITTGIGTWGLNKTVGWAWDITNFVWWVGIGHAGTLISAVLLLFRQKWRMAINRSAEAMTIFSVMQAGLFPIIHMGRPWLGYWVLPIPNQFGSLWVNFNSPLLWDVFAISTYLSVSLVFWWTGLLPDFAMLRDRAITPFTKRIYSTLSFGWSGRAKDWQRFEEVSLVLAGLATPLVLSVHTIVSFDFATSVIPGWHTTILPPYFVAGAIFSGFAMVNTLLIIMRKVSNLEDYITIQHIELMNIVIMITGSIVGCAYITELFIAWYSGVEYEQYAFLNRATGPYWWSYALMMLCNVISPQVMWSKKIRTSIMASFIISIVVNVGMWFERFVIIVTSLHRDYLPSSWTMFQPTFVDAGIFIGTIGFFFVLFLLYSRSFPVIAQAEVKTILKSSGDNYKRERELNDHNHSDNH, encoded by the coding sequence ATGTCGTCTCATTACGAAGCACCCATTAGAAAACCTTTAGTAGTAGGAAGTAAGTCTTACCACGATGTTACTGTAGATGTGGCTAGACCAGTTGAAGGTAGAGCTAATAAACAATGGTGGATTGTATTTTCAATTGCCTTAACAGCTTTCCTTTATGGTTTGGGCTGTATGATTTATACTATCACTACAGGTATTGGTACATGGGGATTAAATAAAACTGTTGGTTGGGCATGGGATATTACCAATTTCGTTTGGTGGGTAGGTATCGGTCATGCTGGAACCTTAATCTCTGCTGTATTATTATTATTCCGTCAAAAATGGAGAATGGCCATTAACCGTTCTGCAGAAGCAATGACAATTTTCTCTGTAATGCAAGCTGGATTATTCCCTATTATTCACATGGGTAGACCATGGTTAGGATATTGGGTATTACCTATACCAAATCAATTTGGATCATTATGGGTAAACTTTAACTCTCCATTACTTTGGGATGTATTTGCAATATCAACATATCTATCTGTATCATTAGTGTTCTGGTGGACAGGTTTACTACCTGATTTCGCAATGTTAAGAGATAGAGCAATTACACCGTTTACAAAAAGAATATATTCTACATTATCATTCGGATGGAGTGGAAGAGCTAAAGATTGGCAACGATTTGAAGAAGTTTCTCTTGTATTAGCAGGTTTGGCAACTCCACTTGTACTTTCTGTACATACAATTGTATCTTTTGACTTTGCTACTTCTGTTATTCCAGGTTGGCATACAACAATTCTTCCTCCGTATTTCGTGGCAGGAGCAATTTTCTCTGGTTTTGCAATGGTAAACACACTGTTGATTATTATGAGAAAAGTGTCTAACTTAGAAGATTATATTACTATTCAGCATATTGAATTAATGAATATTGTAATTATGATTACAGGTTCTATAGTTGGATGTGCATATATTACTGAGTTATTTATTGCTTGGTATTCAGGAGTAGAATATGAACAGTATGCATTCTTAAATAGAGCAACTGGTCCTTATTGGTGGTCATACGCTTTAATGATGTTATGTAATGTAATTTCTCCACAAGTTATGTGGTCAAAGAAAATACGTACAAGTATAATGGCATCTTTCATAATTTCAATTGTTGTTAACGTAGGAATGTGGTTTGAGCGTTTTGTAATTATTGTTACTTCATTACATAGAGATTATTTACCATCTTCTTGGACGATGTTCCAACCTACATTTGTTGATGCAGGTATTTTTATCGGAACAATAGGATTCTTCTTTGTATTATTTTTATTATATTCTAGAAGTTTCCCAGTTATTGCACAAGCAGAGGTTAAAACTATTTTGAAATCGTCTGGTGACAATTACAAAAGAGAGAGAGAATTAAACGATCATAATCATTCAGACAATCATTAA
- a CDS encoding TAT-variant-translocated molybdopterin oxidoreductase: MASNKKYWKSVEELNENSSIVETLRNNEFVEQIPVDEFLGDKENLSNTSTSRRDFLKYVGFSTAAASLAACEGPVVKSIPYVVQPEEIIPGVADFYATTIADGFDFANILIKTREGRPIKVENNNLEGSNTGANARVHASVLSLYDSLRLKQPKIEGKPASWGEVNAKVKASLEDAKAKNASVVLLTNTLASPSTDALIADLKIKYPTVKHITYDAISESNALDAFEAVYGVRALANYDFSKADVIVSVGADILGDWQGGGYDAGYAQGRIPKNGKMSKHIQIEANMSLAGANADKRIPLTIAQQKNALADLYSAVVNGATPKNAEIAKVAKQLISAAEKGVVVTGLDDLDAQLVVLAINNKLMSEAFNPNAAKLTRNGNAKEVTQLVADMKAGSVHTLIMSGINPVYTLPNSKDFSEALKKVKLSVALSMKEDETAKLATIAAAAPHYLESWSDVTIARGHYSIMQPTIRPLFDTKQFQEVLLTWTENSATYYDYLKGFAANQIVGKSWNQVVHDGFAITETYALTANIIDVSAAAAKLGQTKSSGFDLVLYTKTGLGDGQQANNPWLQEFPDPITRVSWDNYVTVSKKDAEKLGLENWNVANGGLNGSYATLKVGSATLDKVPVIIQPGQAVGTIGLAFGYGKTEGMKQEMQVGVNAYTLYSNLNANQSVTITKTDGEHEFACVQLQKTLMGRGDIIKETTLEIFNTKDAKEWNPIPMVSLDHKATPATEVDLWTSFDRSTGHHFNLSIDLNACTGCGACVIACHAENNVPVVGKSEVRRSRDMHWLRIDRYYSSQDTFNGDVELKEKTSGLMNSISTLGAMEDPSENPQVAFQPVMCQHCNHAPCETVCPVAATSHGREGQNHMAYNRCVGTRYCANNCPYKVRRFNWFLYNKNTEFDYHMNDDLGRMVLNPDVNVRSRGVMEKCSMCIQMTQATKLQAKREGRLVKDGEFQTACSAACTSGAMIFGDVNDKESQVAKLVEDERMYHLLEHIGTKPNVFYHVKVRNDK, encoded by the coding sequence ATGGCATCAAACAAAAAATACTGGAAAAGTGTTGAAGAGCTAAACGAAAATAGCTCTATTGTTGAGACGCTAAGAAACAATGAGTTTGTTGAGCAGATTCCTGTAGATGAGTTTTTAGGAGACAAAGAAAATTTATCAAATACTTCAACTTCTCGTCGTGACTTTTTAAAATATGTAGGATTTAGCACTGCGGCTGCTTCGTTAGCTGCTTGTGAAGGTCCTGTTGTGAAATCTATTCCTTACGTAGTTCAACCAGAAGAAATTATTCCTGGTGTAGCAGATTTTTATGCTACGACTATAGCTGATGGATTTGATTTTGCTAATATTCTCATCAAAACTCGTGAAGGTCGTCCAATTAAAGTTGAAAACAATAATTTAGAAGGGTCTAATACAGGCGCAAATGCAAGAGTTCATGCTTCTGTTCTTTCTTTATACGATAGTTTACGTTTAAAGCAACCTAAGATTGAAGGTAAACCTGCATCTTGGGGAGAAGTAAATGCTAAAGTGAAAGCAAGTTTAGAAGATGCTAAAGCAAAAAATGCTTCTGTTGTTTTGTTAACAAATACATTAGCAAGTCCTTCAACGGATGCTTTAATAGCAGATTTGAAAATAAAATATCCAACAGTAAAGCATATAACTTACGATGCGATTTCTGAATCTAATGCATTAGATGCTTTTGAAGCAGTATATGGAGTTAGAGCTTTAGCAAATTATGATTTTTCTAAAGCAGATGTAATTGTTTCTGTTGGAGCTGATATATTAGGAGATTGGCAAGGTGGAGGATACGATGCAGGTTATGCTCAGGGACGTATTCCTAAAAATGGAAAAATGTCTAAGCATATTCAAATTGAAGCAAATATGTCTTTGGCTGGTGCTAATGCAGATAAGAGAATTCCATTGACAATTGCACAACAAAAGAATGCTCTTGCTGATTTGTATAGTGCTGTAGTAAACGGTGCTACGCCTAAAAATGCAGAAATTGCAAAAGTGGCTAAGCAGTTGATTTCTGCTGCTGAAAAAGGTGTTGTTGTAACAGGTTTAGATGATTTAGACGCGCAATTAGTTGTTTTAGCAATAAACAATAAATTAATGTCTGAAGCATTTAATCCAAATGCTGCAAAGTTAACACGTAACGGTAATGCAAAAGAAGTAACTCAATTAGTAGCAGATATGAAAGCAGGAAGTGTTCATACACTTATTATGAGTGGAATAAACCCTGTTTACACATTGCCGAATTCTAAGGATTTTTCTGAAGCACTTAAGAAAGTTAAGCTATCTGTTGCTCTTTCTATGAAAGAAGATGAAACGGCTAAATTAGCTACGATTGCTGCGGCTGCACCTCATTATTTAGAATCATGGTCAGATGTAACAATTGCAAGAGGTCATTATAGTATCATGCAACCAACTATTCGTCCTTTGTTTGATACAAAACAATTTCAAGAAGTATTGTTGACTTGGACTGAAAATAGTGCAACGTATTATGATTATTTAAAAGGTTTTGCTGCAAATCAAATTGTTGGAAAATCTTGGAATCAAGTTGTTCATGATGGTTTTGCAATTACAGAAACGTATGCTTTAACAGCAAATATAATTGATGTTTCTGCTGCTGCGGCTAAATTAGGACAAACAAAATCTTCTGGATTCGATTTAGTTTTATATACTAAAACAGGATTGGGAGATGGACAACAAGCAAATAATCCTTGGTTACAAGAATTCCCAGATCCTATTACTAGAGTGTCTTGGGATAATTATGTAACGGTTTCTAAAAAAGATGCTGAAAAATTAGGATTAGAAAATTGGAATGTTGCCAATGGAGGTTTAAACGGAAGTTATGCTACGTTAAAAGTTGGTAGTGCAACACTAGATAAAGTTCCAGTAATAATTCAACCAGGTCAAGCAGTTGGAACAATTGGTTTAGCTTTTGGTTATGGTAAAACTGAAGGAATGAAGCAAGAAATGCAAGTTGGTGTTAATGCTTATACATTATATAGTAACTTAAATGCTAATCAATCAGTAACAATTACTAAAACAGATGGAGAACATGAGTTTGCTTGTGTTCAATTACAAAAAACATTAATGGGTCGTGGAGATATTATTAAAGAAACGACTCTTGAAATATTTAATACGAAAGATGCTAAAGAATGGAACCCAATTCCAATGGTATCTTTAGATCATAAGGCAACTCCTGCAACAGAGGTTGATTTATGGACTTCTTTTGATAGAAGCACAGGTCATCATTTCAATTTATCGATTGACTTGAATGCTTGTACAGGGTGTGGAGCTTGTGTTATAGCTTGTCATGCTGAAAATAACGTTCCTGTAGTAGGTAAATCTGAAGTAAGAAGAAGTAGAGATATGCACTGGTTGCGTATCGATAGATATTATTCTTCTCAAGATACATTTAATGGAGATGTTGAGTTGAAAGAAAAAACTTCTGGATTAATGAATTCAATAAGTACTTTAGGTGCGATGGAAGATCCATCTGAAAACCCTCAAGTAGCATTTCAACCAGTAATGTGTCAACATTGTAATCATGCTCCTTGTGAAACTGTATGTCCAGTTGCTGCTACTTCACATGGTAGAGAAGGACAAAATCACATGGCATATAATAGATGTGTAGGTACTCGTTATTGTGCGAATAACTGTCCATATAAAGTAAGACGTTTTAACTGGTTCTTATATAATAAAAACACTGAATTTGATTACCATATGAATGACGATTTAGGTCGAATGGTATTAAATCCAGATGTGAACGTACGTTCTCGTGGAGTTATGGAAAAATGTTCAATGTGTATTCAAATGACACAAGCAACTAAATTACAAGCTAAGCGTGAAGGTAGATTAGTTAAAGATGGTGAATTCCAAACAGCATGTTCTGCGGCTTGTACAAGTGGAGCAATGATATTTGGAGATGTGAATGATAAAGAAAGTCAGGTTGCTAAATTAGTAGAAGACGAAAGAATGTATCATTTACTAGAGCATATTGGTACTAAACCAAATGTGTTCTATCACGTTAAAGTTAGAAACGATAAATAA
- a CDS encoding DUF3341 domain-containing protein, producing the protein MSNKVIHAIYNDDDVLMDAVKQTRAAHHHIEEVYTPFPVHGLDKAMGLAPTRIAIASFLYGLVGISVATAMMRYIMIVDWPQDIGGKPSFSYIENMPAFVPIMFELTVFFAAHLMVITFYMRSKLWPFKKAENPDVRTTDDHFLMEVGVHGNEEDMISFFKSTGAVEVKVIEKH; encoded by the coding sequence ATGAGTAATAAAGTTATACACGCTATATATAATGACGATGATGTTTTAATGGATGCTGTAAAGCAAACAAGAGCAGCTCATCATCATATTGAGGAGGTTTATACACCTTTCCCAGTGCATGGTTTAGATAAAGCAATGGGGTTAGCTCCAACAAGAATTGCAATTGCATCATTTTTATATGGTTTAGTTGGAATATCAGTTGCAACAGCAATGATGAGATACATCATGATTGTTGATTGGCCACAAGATATTGGAGGAAAGCCAAGTTTTAGTTATATAGAAAATATGCCAGCTTTTGTGCCAATTATGTTTGAATTAACAGTCTTTTTTGCAGCACACTTAATGGTAATTACCTTTTATATGAGAAGTAAATTATGGCCATTTAAAAAAGCAGAAAATCCTGATGTGAGAACAACAGATGATCATTTCTTAATGGAAGTTGGCGTTCATGGCAATGAGGAGGATATGATTTCTTTCTTTAAGTCTACAGGAGCTGTTGAAGTAAAAGTAATAGAAAAGCATTAA
- a CDS encoding SPOR domain-containing protein produces the protein MRKLAFKNIFCLTIFSLFFITNSFSQESKTTVEQDSRFEKLLKEKQQINSDISIDGNYKIQIFYGEKENAKRSLMTFKRNFKDTEATIQYTNPTYKVWVGNYKLRIHAEKALIDIKSKYPTALLIRSTKE, from the coding sequence ATGAGAAAATTAGCTTTTAAAAACATTTTTTGCCTGACTATATTTAGTCTTTTTTTTATTACAAATTCTTTTTCACAAGAATCGAAAACCACAGTAGAACAAGACTCTAGATTTGAAAAATTACTCAAAGAGAAGCAACAAATCAATAGCGACATTAGTATTGATGGTAATTATAAAATACAGATTTTCTATGGGGAGAAAGAAAACGCGAAGAGAAGTTTAATGACTTTTAAAAGAAATTTTAAAGACACCGAAGCTACTATTCAATACACGAACCCCACATATAAGGTATGGGTTGGAAACTACAAACTAAGAATCCATGCAGAAAAAGCATTAATTGACATTAAAAGTAAGTACCCAACAGCTCTTTTAATTAGATCTACTAAAGAGTAG